A DNA window from Pirellulales bacterium contains the following coding sequences:
- a CDS encoding MarR family transcriptional regulator gives MLDYDFENSLGFWLVGAHHAYIRAFHERLGPHGITFRQAQVLGWLALEGPLPQAELAARMMIEPASLVGVLNRMERDGWIERRECCHDGRKKLVTLLPAACRVWETIAEVGREMRRRASAGLSPAELATLRELLGRVQRNVQPSLPAADATAARGAAS, from the coding sequence GTGCTCGACTACGACTTTGAGAACAGCCTCGGGTTTTGGCTGGTCGGGGCCCATCATGCGTACATCCGGGCGTTCCACGAGCGGTTGGGGCCCCATGGGATCACCTTCCGGCAGGCGCAGGTCTTGGGGTGGCTCGCTCTGGAGGGCCCGCTCCCCCAGGCCGAACTCGCCGCCCGGATGATGATCGAACCTGCCAGCCTAGTCGGGGTCCTGAACCGCATGGAGCGGGACGGCTGGATCGAACGGCGCGAGTGCTGCCACGACGGTCGCAAGAAGCTGGTCACGCTGTTGCCGGCGGCGTGCCGCGTTTGGGAGACGATTGCCGAAGTGGGTCGTGAGATGCGGCGCCGGGCGTCGGCAGGATTGTCGCCCGCGGAGCTGGCGACGCTCCGCGAGTTGCTTGGCCGGGTCCAGCGCAACGTCCAGCCCTCGCTGCCGGCGGCTGATGCAACGGCCGCCCGCGGAGCGGCGTCATGA
- a CDS encoding efflux RND transporter permease subunit → MSLIDAFVRNPVKISVGVLLVALFGYQALVRMPMQLTPEVQTPTITVTTRWPGASPQEVEREIVIEQEEQLVGVEGATKLSSESTDSQGTITIEFQVGTNMEEALLKVNSRLQQVPEYPEDADQPVITTANSASRPIGWFILSTAPPDEAKLADFAHKYPELAEKLVPVRKAKNIGLKKLRLRNLAKDDERFNELLPPPDLDVTKLRRFAEDEIEARFERVDGVSQSNVIGGLVDELQVVIDPEKLAARQITMSTVRAVLQSQNRDTSAGDFWEDKRRYVTRTLGQFRSPEQVENQLLAIRDGGPVFVHDVAEVRLGYKKPDGLVRRFGEGCIAINCIRSVGANVLDVMAGLRETTATINREILAPRGLSLVQVYDETEYIDSSVNLVKENIYFGGALTMAVLMAFLHMGARTVLTIPAIVALGIAAAYFSPWWFAGCLAVIVGSGFWFARGSLVVGLAIPTSIIGTFLVLGMLGRSLNVISLAGLAFAVGMLVDNAIVVLENIFRRHDDLGETPLEAAVRGTQEVWGAVVASTLTTVAVFLPVVFIQEEAGQLFRDIALAIAAAVALSMIVSVTVIPTAAARLFRGESRGLSHDELAALRNGSPAVSPDRPLAAKSASRAGAVVRLAELLGQRISQSIAGANAWIQRGVLRRAAVVLVLVGASLGISWALWPQVEYLPSGNRNLVFGILLPPPGYNTDQLISMGTIVEEGLRPYWDVDPTAAPDDLDGPVIDDFFFVARGRSVFVGLRALDPLRAGELVPLVQQVGRKLPGTFAVAKQTSLFEDGLTAGRTIDVEITGPDVEKLVALGGQIIGQVSQKIPGVQALPKPSLDLSNPEVHVVPRLVQAAQMQMTTSDIGFAVNALVDGAYVSDYFLDGKKIDLTIVGESKYADATHLIGAAPLATPLGNLVPLNALADISLASGPEQINHRERMRAITIEASPPPEVALEDAMRIIDEEIVAPIRATGQLGDAYRITLEGTADKLGETWRALRGNVILALTITYLLMAALFESWLYPLVVILTVPLGAVGGILGLRVLNEFVLQPLDVLTMLGFVVLIGTVVNNPILIVHQALNHIREDGMTPGEAVTESVRTRIRPIFMTTTTTVLGLLPLVLFPGAGSELYRGLGSVVLGGLLASTVFTLVLAPTLFTLALDAKRLVLGLWRHRGARPQAPPSGEEPATEEPELVAAAR, encoded by the coding sequence ATGTCGCTCATTGACGCATTTGTCCGCAACCCGGTGAAGATCTCGGTCGGCGTGCTGCTGGTCGCGCTGTTCGGGTATCAGGCGCTGGTGCGGATGCCGATGCAGCTCACGCCCGAGGTGCAGACGCCGACGATCACCGTGACCACTCGCTGGCCCGGGGCGAGTCCCCAGGAGGTCGAGCGGGAGATAGTGATCGAGCAGGAGGAACAGCTTGTCGGCGTGGAGGGGGCGACGAAGCTGTCCTCGGAAAGCACCGACTCGCAGGGGACGATCACGATCGAGTTTCAAGTCGGCACGAACATGGAGGAGGCGCTGCTCAAGGTGAACAGCCGGTTGCAGCAGGTCCCCGAGTATCCCGAGGACGCCGACCAGCCGGTGATCACGACCGCCAACTCGGCGAGCCGGCCGATCGGGTGGTTCATTCTCAGCACGGCTCCGCCCGACGAGGCGAAGCTGGCCGACTTCGCGCACAAGTATCCTGAGTTGGCCGAAAAGCTCGTCCCGGTGCGGAAGGCGAAGAACATCGGCCTGAAGAAACTGAGGCTGCGGAACCTGGCGAAGGATGACGAGCGGTTCAACGAGCTCTTGCCTCCGCCGGATCTCGACGTCACCAAGCTGCGACGGTTCGCCGAGGACGAGATCGAAGCTCGGTTCGAGCGGGTCGACGGCGTGTCGCAGTCGAACGTCATCGGCGGGTTGGTCGACGAACTGCAGGTGGTCATCGACCCCGAGAAGCTGGCCGCGCGGCAGATCACGATGAGCACGGTCCGGGCCGTGCTGCAGAGCCAGAACCGCGACACTTCGGCCGGCGACTTCTGGGAAGACAAACGCCGCTACGTGACCCGCACGCTGGGGCAGTTCCGTTCGCCCGAGCAGGTCGAAAATCAACTTCTGGCGATCCGCGACGGGGGGCCCGTGTTCGTGCATGACGTGGCCGAGGTGCGGCTCGGGTACAAGAAGCCCGACGGACTGGTGCGTCGCTTCGGCGAGGGGTGCATCGCGATCAACTGCATTCGCAGCGTGGGGGCCAACGTGCTCGACGTCATGGCCGGTTTGCGCGAAACGACCGCCACGATCAATCGCGAGATCCTCGCCCCCCGCGGATTGTCGCTCGTGCAGGTTTACGACGAGACCGAGTATATCGATTCGTCGGTCAATCTGGTGAAGGAGAACATCTACTTCGGCGGCGCCCTGACGATGGCGGTCCTCATGGCGTTTCTGCACATGGGCGCCCGCACCGTGTTGACGATTCCGGCGATCGTGGCCTTGGGGATCGCGGCGGCCTATTTCTCCCCGTGGTGGTTCGCGGGATGTTTGGCGGTGATCGTCGGATCGGGGTTCTGGTTCGCCCGCGGTTCGTTGGTCGTGGGACTGGCCATTCCGACGAGCATCATCGGCACGTTCCTTGTGCTGGGAATGCTTGGCCGCTCGCTCAACGTGATCAGTCTTGCGGGGCTGGCCTTCGCGGTCGGCATGCTCGTCGACAACGCAATCGTCGTCTTGGAGAACATCTTCCGTCGGCACGACGACCTCGGCGAGACGCCGCTGGAGGCCGCGGTGCGCGGCACGCAGGAAGTGTGGGGCGCCGTGGTCGCCTCGACGCTGACCACCGTCGCAGTATTCCTGCCGGTCGTGTTCATTCAGGAGGAAGCGGGGCAGCTGTTTCGCGACATCGCCCTGGCGATCGCCGCGGCCGTGGCGTTGTCGATGATCGTCTCGGTGACGGTCATTCCCACCGCGGCGGCCCGCTTGTTTCGGGGCGAGAGCCGGGGGCTGTCGCACGACGAACTCGCCGCGCTCCGCAACGGTTCGCCTGCCGTCTCTCCAGATCGACCTCTGGCGGCGAAATCCGCGTCTCGCGCCGGAGCGGTCGTGCGACTGGCCGAGCTGCTCGGACAACGGATCAGCCAATCAATCGCCGGCGCCAACGCCTGGATCCAGCGCGGCGTTCTGCGCCGGGCGGCGGTCGTGCTCGTGTTGGTGGGGGCTTCGCTGGGAATCTCCTGGGCGCTTTGGCCGCAGGTCGAGTATCTGCCCAGCGGCAATCGAAATCTCGTGTTCGGCATCCTGTTGCCGCCGCCGGGTTACAACACCGACCAACTGATCAGCATGGGTACGATCGTCGAGGAGGGGCTCCGGCCCTACTGGGACGTCGACCCGACGGCGGCGCCCGACGATCTCGACGGTCCCGTGATTGACGACTTCTTCTTCGTCGCCCGGGGCCGAAGCGTGTTCGTCGGGCTGCGGGCGCTCGACCCGCTGCGGGCCGGAGAACTGGTCCCGCTGGTGCAGCAAGTCGGCAGGAAGTTGCCGGGCACGTTCGCCGTCGCCAAACAGACGAGCTTGTTCGAAGACGGCCTCACCGCCGGTCGAACGATCGACGTCGAGATCACCGGGCCCGACGTCGAGAAGCTGGTGGCGCTTGGAGGCCAAATCATCGGCCAGGTGTCGCAGAAGATTCCCGGCGTTCAGGCGCTCCCCAAGCCGAGCCTTGATCTGTCGAACCCCGAAGTGCACGTCGTCCCGCGGTTGGTCCAGGCGGCCCAGATGCAGATGACCACGTCCGACATCGGCTTTGCGGTCAACGCGCTGGTCGACGGGGCGTACGTCAGCGATTACTTCCTCGACGGCAAGAAAATCGACCTGACGATCGTGGGCGAGTCGAAGTACGCCGACGCGACGCATCTCATCGGCGCGGCGCCGTTGGCGACGCCGCTGGGGAACCTCGTTCCGCTCAACGCGCTGGCCGACATCTCGCTGGCGAGCGGCCCCGAGCAGATCAACCATCGCGAGCGAATGCGGGCGATCACAATCGAGGCCTCCCCGCCCCCTGAAGTCGCGCTCGAAGACGCGATGCGGATCATCGACGAGGAGATCGTCGCCCCGATTCGCGCAACGGGGCAATTGGGAGATGCATACCGCATCACGCTTGAAGGGACCGCCGACAAACTGGGCGAAACATGGCGGGCCCTGCGCGGAAACGTCATCTTGGCGCTGACGATCACGTACTTGTTGATGGCGGCGCTGTTCGAGTCATGGCTCTATCCGCTGGTGGTCATTCTCACCGTGCCGCTCGGCGCCGTCGGGGGAATCCTCGGGCTGCGGGTGCTGAACGAATTCGTGCTGCAACCGCTCGACGTGCTGACGATGCTCGGCTTCGTGGTTCTGATCGGGACGGTGGTCAACAATCCGATTCTCATCGTCCACCAGGCGCTCAATCACATTCGCGAAGACGGCATGACTCCAGGCGAAGCGGTGACCGAGAGCGTGCGGACCCGCATCCGGCCGATTTTCATGACGACCACCACGACCGTGCTGGGGTTGTTGCCCCTGGTGCTGTTCCCCGGCGCCGGCAGCGAGCTGTATCGCGGGTTGGGAAGCGTGGTGCTGGGGGGGCTGTTGGCGTCGACGGTGTTCACGCTCGTGTTGGCGCCCACGTTGTTTACGCTGGCGCTCGACGCCAAGCGGCTCGTGCTGGGGCTGTGGCGTCACCGCGGCGCTCGGCCGCAGGCGCCCCCGTCGGGGGAGGAGCCCGCGACAGAGGAGCCTGAACTTGTTGCCGCGGCGCGTTAG
- a CDS encoding DMT family protein produces MRTLAITSAMLVASNVFMTFAWYAHLKDLRAKPWFIAAAISWLIALFEYAIQVPANRIGYTELSLGQLKIMQEAITLAVFVPFAILYMKQPLRLDFLWAALCLCGAVYFVFRGPAAA; encoded by the coding sequence ATGCGCACCCTCGCCATTACCTCCGCGATGCTCGTCGCCTCGAACGTCTTCATGACGTTCGCTTGGTACGCTCACCTCAAGGATCTCCGCGCGAAGCCGTGGTTCATCGCGGCGGCGATCAGTTGGCTGATCGCGCTGTTCGAGTACGCCATTCAGGTTCCCGCGAACCGCATCGGGTACACGGAACTCTCGCTCGGGCAGCTCAAGATCATGCAGGAGGCGATCACCCTGGCCGTCTTCGTGCCGTTTGCGATTCTGTACATGAAGCAGCCGCTGCGGCTCGACTTCCTGTGGGCGGCGCTCTGCCTGTGCGGGGCGGTCTACTTCGTCTTCCGCGGACCGGCAGCCGCCTGA
- a CDS encoding prepilin-type N-terminal cleavage/methylation domain-containing protein — MSTRTAALPRRDAVAVRPARGAVRGMTLIELLVVVVIVTTLVAGVVPILSPNNDARKIREGARNLHTFIVRTQAEAARTGRPHGIALRETGPDSGFALEVHMLAEPAPFAGFTDYSRVYLLAIGGGNQIDGLQFIAFDPVSGGYAAEPMPPQMLRRGDVVEVDGAFYEITDGDRDGDNVDDTASSTPFVRGDYYTVPGNPGMFQKSFFRCEPVSRPAPLLPLGEQSIVDGNGDFTSCDPLNSGTPAPASPPKAYVIHRMPAATSAPPLTFPRGIGIDLVASGLDRVEFGVETNPLVTSPYALPSPNPPSPQFGRMLSRATTRRQGGTNPPPRLFPGGNVAGNELRVSIMFRPNAGIESVLVNGEEQRGYTKAFLLVGRIENAVAGLRGAQGAGYPAVPPDPPGSDFGSLGADEDEFRRLRRELNWLNADSRWVALGARNGRAIVSENRFVDPRGSTVDFDNDGTQLERDYDDQIAAAHSYAAELTRSDQ, encoded by the coding sequence GCTGGTCGCGGGGGTCGTGCCGATCCTGTCGCCCAACAACGACGCGCGGAAGATTCGCGAGGGGGCCCGCAACCTCCACACGTTCATTGTCCGCACCCAGGCCGAGGCGGCCCGCACCGGCCGGCCGCACGGCATCGCGCTGCGCGAGACGGGCCCCGACAGCGGCTTCGCCTTGGAAGTCCACATGCTGGCCGAACCGGCGCCGTTTGCGGGGTTCACCGACTATTCGCGAGTCTACTTGCTCGCGATCGGCGGCGGCAATCAGATCGACGGGCTGCAGTTCATCGCGTTCGACCCTGTGTCGGGCGGTTACGCGGCTGAGCCGATGCCTCCGCAGATGTTGCGTCGCGGCGACGTCGTTGAGGTCGACGGCGCGTTTTATGAGATCACCGACGGCGATCGAGACGGAGACAACGTCGACGATACGGCCAGCAGCACCCCGTTCGTTCGCGGCGACTACTACACGGTTCCGGGCAATCCGGGCATGTTCCAGAAGAGCTTCTTCCGCTGCGAACCTGTCAGCCGTCCCGCGCCGTTGTTGCCGCTTGGCGAGCAATCGATCGTCGACGGCAACGGGGATTTTACATCCTGCGACCCGCTGAACAGCGGCACGCCGGCGCCCGCTTCGCCGCCGAAGGCGTACGTGATCCACCGGATGCCGGCTGCAACCTCGGCGCCGCCGCTCACCTTTCCGCGCGGGATCGGCATCGATTTGGTCGCCTCGGGGCTCGATCGCGTCGAGTTCGGCGTGGAGACGAATCCCCTGGTGACTTCGCCGTACGCCCTGCCTTCGCCCAATCCCCCCTCGCCGCAGTTCGGACGGATGTTGTCTCGCGCGACGACGAGGCGACAAGGGGGGACGAACCCTCCGCCCCGCCTTTTCCCCGGCGGGAACGTCGCGGGGAACGAACTGCGGGTGTCGATCATGTTCCGGCCCAACGCCGGCATCGAGTCGGTGCTCGTCAACGGCGAGGAGCAGCGCGGCTACACCAAGGCGTTCCTGCTGGTGGGGCGGATCGAGAACGCGGTCGCGGGCCTGCGCGGGGCGCAAGGGGCCGGGTATCCGGCCGTGCCGCCCGACCCGCCGGGGTCCGACTTCGGCAGCCTCGGCGCCGACGAGGACGAGTTCCGGCGGCTGCGGCGAGAACTCAACTGGCTCAACGCCGACAGCCGGTGGGTCGCCCTGGGGGCGCGCAACGGCCGGGCGATCGTCAGCGAGAATCGGTTCGTCGACCCGCGCGGAAGCACGGTCGACTTTGACAACGACGGAACCCAGTTGGAGCGCGATTACGACGACCAGATCGCCGCCGCCCACAGTTACGCCGCGGAATTGACGCGGTCGGATCAATAA
- a CDS encoding dienelactone hydrolase family protein, with protein sequence MTAVSRNAAWTICWAALLAAASPTAAQPWAAERLEQSPRHLEWADVTHGDRKVACFVAYPERAEKAPAVVVIHEIFGLTDWVRGVADQLAEAGFISIAPDLLSGAGPNGGGTDSLGGGDGVRRVIGRLPTDQIDADLDAAAKYVAKLPACTGAVSVAGFCWGGTQSFRYATHNDKLAAACVFYGSGPADAEAIARIACPVYGFYGENDNRVNSTIEASKKLMAAAGKTYEPVIYNGAGHGFMRAGEDPAGDAANKQARLDGWKRWRELLAAKPAAPADH encoded by the coding sequence ATGACCGCTGTGAGCCGCAACGCCGCTTGGACGATCTGCTGGGCTGCTTTGCTTGCAGCCGCTTCGCCGACAGCGGCCCAGCCGTGGGCGGCGGAGCGGCTTGAACAGTCCCCTCGGCACCTGGAATGGGCGGACGTGACCCACGGCGACCGCAAGGTGGCCTGCTTTGTCGCCTACCCCGAACGGGCCGAGAAAGCCCCGGCCGTGGTCGTCATCCACGAGATCTTCGGCCTGACCGACTGGGTCCGCGGCGTGGCCGACCAACTGGCCGAGGCGGGGTTCATCTCCATTGCCCCCGACCTGCTGAGCGGGGCCGGGCCGAACGGCGGGGGGACCGACTCGTTAGGGGGAGGGGACGGGGTCCGCCGCGTCATCGGTCGCCTGCCGACGGATCAGATCGACGCCGATCTCGACGCCGCGGCCAAGTACGTCGCCAAGTTGCCTGCATGCACCGGCGCCGTCTCGGTGGCCGGGTTCTGCTGGGGCGGAACCCAGTCGTTTCGTTACGCGACGCATAACGACAAGTTGGCCGCGGCGTGCGTCTTTTACGGCAGCGGCCCCGCCGACGCCGAGGCGATCGCCCGCATCGCCTGCCCCGTGTACGGCTTCTACGGCGAAAACGACAACCGCGTCAACTCGACGATCGAAGCCTCGAAAAAGCTCATGGCCGCCGCCGGCAAGACCTACGAGCCGGTGATCTACAACGGGGCCGGGCACGGCTTCATGCGAGCCGGCGAAGACCCCGCCGGGGACGCCGCCAACAAGCAGGCCCGGCTCGACGGGTGGAAGCGGTGGCGGGAATTGCTCGCCGCCAAGCCAGCGGCGCCGGCGGACCACTAG
- a CDS encoding TlpA family protein disulfide reductase, giving the protein MQSAPHVESSPRNRRRSVWVDFAPFGAIALVLAMIVLGGRAADRPPIAKGTPLPPIDAAGWLNLPAGKSFDPTGRVAVVDCWATWCAPCRAALPELARIARKYRPLGVEFVGLTRETERDVDVIRRVIGETAGFDWPVGYGVERFYRELNVEFLPTLIVFDRDGKATYSHAGTGGEAALEAALDAALAR; this is encoded by the coding sequence ATGCAGTCCGCACCGCACGTCGAATCGTCTCCCCGCAACCGGCGGCGGAGCGTGTGGGTCGACTTCGCCCCGTTCGGGGCGATCGCGCTGGTGCTGGCGATGATCGTGCTGGGGGGCCGCGCCGCCGACCGGCCGCCGATTGCCAAGGGGACCCCGCTGCCGCCGATCGACGCGGCCGGGTGGCTCAATTTGCCCGCGGGGAAGTCGTTCGACCCGACCGGCCGGGTGGCGGTCGTCGACTGCTGGGCGACGTGGTGCGCCCCGTGCCGGGCGGCGCTGCCGGAGTTGGCGCGGATCGCCCGCAAGTACCGGCCGCTGGGGGTCGAGTTCGTCGGCCTGACCCGCGAGACGGAGCGCGACGTCGACGTGATCCGCCGAGTGATCGGCGAGACCGCCGGGTTCGACTGGCCGGTGGGGTACGGCGTCGAACGATTCTACCGCGAGTTGAACGTCGAGTTCCTGCCGACGTTGATCGTGTTCGATCGCGACGGCAAGGCGACGTACTCGCACGCGGGGACGGGCGGCGAGGCGGCGCTGGAGGCGGCGCTCGACGCGGCGCTGGCGCGGTGA
- a CDS encoding transglutaminase domain-containing protein: MLRYALAVASVCALPLAARAADEPAADLAAPSLAAPRFGPATIIRYRTGAIVTAGGGAVRNVKAMVATPLECPEQSVQIVEEDVTPDVETLQYRLLRGEGCRQMLVTIPYLNAGAEARAVVTYEVETRTVLPPEDPSLLAIPKRPDIRLKAYLGNSPYIDPRHPKIRKAVAEAFKALEAELADEPEDDSSDNPAEQQAQAAPDEAKPTDSADAGTVESPTADDAEAIVAGSADADASAADPAYEPAEPTDWRRVEAIYDFVIDKIKYKEGEDKSSVQALQDEEGDCQAIGALFVAMCRHVKVPARLVWVHEHQYAEFYLVDDQGDGYWFPVETAGTPAFGEMRIARVILQKGDNFQVPERPRDRLRYATDFLTGLPAAPGGAKPKVRYVREPL, translated from the coding sequence ATGCTTCGCTACGCACTCGCCGTCGCGTCGGTCTGCGCCCTGCCGTTGGCCGCGCGCGCCGCTGACGAACCGGCCGCCGACCTGGCCGCCCCCTCGCTCGCGGCGCCGCGGTTCGGCCCGGCGACGATCATCCGCTATCGCACGGGCGCCATCGTCACCGCCGGCGGGGGCGCGGTTCGCAACGTCAAGGCGATGGTCGCCACGCCGCTCGAGTGCCCCGAGCAATCGGTCCAGATCGTCGAGGAAGACGTCACCCCGGACGTCGAGACGCTGCAGTACCGCCTGCTCCGGGGCGAGGGATGCCGGCAGATGCTCGTCACGATCCCCTATCTCAACGCCGGCGCCGAAGCGCGGGCCGTCGTCACCTACGAGGTCGAGACCCGCACGGTCCTTCCGCCGGAGGACCCGTCGCTGTTGGCGATTCCCAAACGCCCCGACATCCGCCTCAAGGCGTACCTGGGCAACAGCCCCTACATCGATCCCCGCCACCCCAAGATCCGCAAAGCGGTCGCCGAGGCGTTCAAGGCGCTCGAAGCGGAACTCGCCGACGAACCGGAGGACGACTCGTCCGACAATCCGGCCGAGCAGCAAGCTCAAGCCGCGCCCGACGAAGCCAAGCCAACCGATTCCGCCGATGCCGGCACTGTAGAGAGCCCGACCGCGGACGACGCCGAAGCGATCGTCGCAGGCAGCGCAGACGCCGACGCCAGCGCCGCCGACCCCGCCTACGAACCGGCCGAACCCACCGACTGGCGCCGGGTCGAGGCGATCTACGACTTCGTGATCGACAAAATCAAGTACAAGGAGGGCGAGGACAAGTCCTCCGTCCAGGCCCTGCAAGACGAGGAGGGGGACTGCCAGGCGATCGGCGCCCTGTTCGTCGCCATGTGTCGGCACGTCAAGGTCCCGGCCCGGCTGGTGTGGGTCCACGAGCACCAGTACGCCGAGTTCTACCTCGTCGACGACCAGGGCGACGGCTACTGGTTCCCCGTCGAAACGGCCGGCACGCCCGCGTTCGGCGAGATGCGGATCGCCCGGGTGATCCTGCAAAAGGGAGACAACTTCCAGGTCCCCGAACGGCCTCGCGACCGGCTCCGCTACGCGACCGACTTCCTCACCGGATTGCCCGCGGCGCCCGGCGGGGCGAAGCCCAAGGTCCGCTACGTCCGCGAGCCGCTCTAG
- a CDS encoding efflux RND transporter periplasmic adaptor subunit — translation MTATNREIDIMQLRTRRASAAVAGALAAVHLAAVPIAAQGPPGAMPPSPVVAFELIQEEVVAGQTFVGTIMPLKRATIGSAVAGRVIEFPRKAGERVASGEKLARLLTQTIELETAAAEQELKFREAQLDELNNGTRPEELEQRRAERDGAAAREAFLSARRARLDRARNSGPGAITDDQYEEARSAEIEAHEVFLSASAAYELAKAGPRKELIAQAAAQVAMQKAVVERLHDQITKHTMISRFDGYVVAEFTEEGAWVNAGDPVAEVAALDEVDVEVQVVEQAVPFVRIGEVVRVDIPSLPERIFEGTVAQVVPQADIRSRTFPVKIRVKNEITRDGPLLKAGMYARAALPAGVRQQAILVPKDAIVLGGGAPMLYVIQQGAPAGPGAAPAAEAGPSATTVVPVPVQLGVSRGPLIQVIGELRPGQLVVIQGNERLRPGQAVSVAQIAKGYAE, via the coding sequence ATGACCGCCACGAACAGAGAGATCGACATCATGCAGTTACGCACACGACGGGCAAGCGCCGCGGTCGCGGGGGCGCTGGCGGCGGTTCACTTGGCGGCGGTTCCGATCGCAGCACAGGGACCGCCGGGCGCGATGCCCCCGTCGCCGGTGGTGGCGTTCGAGCTGATCCAGGAAGAGGTCGTCGCCGGGCAGACCTTCGTCGGCACGATCATGCCGCTCAAGCGGGCGACGATCGGCAGCGCCGTGGCCGGGCGGGTGATCGAGTTTCCCCGCAAGGCGGGCGAACGGGTCGCCAGCGGCGAGAAGTTGGCCCGACTGCTGACGCAAACGATCGAGTTGGAAACGGCCGCGGCGGAGCAGGAATTGAAATTTCGCGAGGCGCAGCTTGACGAGCTGAACAACGGCACGCGCCCCGAAGAGCTCGAACAGCGGCGTGCGGAGCGCGACGGCGCAGCGGCCCGCGAGGCGTTTCTCAGCGCCCGGCGAGCCCGGCTTGACCGAGCCCGCAACTCCGGCCCTGGGGCGATCACCGACGATCAGTACGAAGAGGCTCGTTCGGCCGAGATCGAGGCTCACGAGGTCTTCCTGTCGGCCTCGGCGGCGTACGAGTTGGCCAAGGCAGGCCCGCGGAAAGAGCTGATCGCCCAAGCCGCTGCGCAGGTGGCGATGCAGAAGGCGGTCGTCGAGCGGCTCCACGACCAGATCACCAAGCACACGATGATCTCGCGGTTCGACGGATATGTCGTCGCCGAATTCACCGAGGAGGGCGCCTGGGTGAACGCGGGCGACCCGGTGGCCGAGGTCGCGGCGCTCGACGAGGTCGACGTCGAGGTGCAGGTCGTCGAGCAGGCAGTCCCGTTCGTGCGAATTGGCGAGGTCGTGCGGGTGGACATTCCGTCGTTGCCCGAGCGGATCTTCGAGGGGACCGTGGCTCAGGTCGTGCCGCAGGCCGACATTCGCTCGCGCACGTTCCCGGTGAAGATTCGCGTGAAGAACGAAATTACTCGGGACGGTCCGCTGCTGAAGGCGGGAATGTACGCCCGCGCTGCGCTGCCCGCGGGAGTGCGTCAGCAGGCGATCCTGGTCCCCAAGGACGCAATCGTCCTGGGGGGCGGAGCGCCGATGCTATACGTGATTCAACAAGGGGCCCCAGCGGGGCCCGGAGCGGCGCCCGCGGCCGAAGCGGGTCCTTCGGCGACGACCGTGGTTCCCGTTCCCGTTCAACTGGGGGTGAGCCGCGGGCCGCTTATCCAGGTGATCGGCGAGCTTCGACCGGGGCAACTGGTCGTCATCCAGGGGAACGAACGCCTGCGTCCCGGGCAAGCGGTGAGCGTCGCACAGATTGCCAAGGGTTACGCCGAGTAG